The following nucleotide sequence is from Pagrus major chromosome 16, Pma_NU_1.0.
CAACTTCTTTATTTACTATAAACTATCCAGTTTGAGTATCAAACCATAGTATAGTGTAAAAGCACTTTTTCaccattcagaaaaaaatcagggACAACACTTGAGAGAGAGACCTTTATTATTTAAGTCGATTACCTACAATTTTAGAAATTCTATGAAAAGAAACAAGACTTTcataattattataaatgtttaaatcatgtACACGTTATGTATTTGAATGTCCATTTCTTTGCTCAAGAAGGTCCCAGTTTCCCTGATTCACGAGGCCACCTCTGAGATGTGGTGAATGTTGGACAGGGTGAGCTGGGCCTCTCGCGCCGGGTAGAAACGCCTGGAGCGAAGCCACAGCCTCCCGAACACTCCTGTGATCAGCAGTAGGACGACCAGCAGCCCCCCAAGAACAAAGGTCTCCACGGGAGGGACTCCGCCTGCATCTGAGGACAAAGGTTTACACAATTTACATATGAACCAAGCATGCTTATCTAGAATCTTTAAGCTTTGAAGTTTTAAAAGCTAAAGCCTGAATATCCAGATGAGTTACAGAGGTAACACAAAAGGTGAAAACATACTCAGAACGGGCTTTTCGCTGTTGTTTAGTAGTCGTCTGATTGGTCCATAAGACACTGTATGGGACAGAGGGACGTCTCTCCGTGTCCTCATTAATCCATCTTCACTGGAACAGTTCTGTTTGGCAAAGAGATGAGTAAAGCATTAAAGAAAGAGAGGTCAGGCagtgcacatttaaaatgaggACCCCTTTACCTACAAGCTCATGTGGCTGTAAAACATTTCCAGACTCATGGGGGTCTATATTAAGGACATAAGCTGCACATATAGTAGGCCACTTGTCTGGACTAGCCTCTGACTGCCTGTAGGAGGAATGTGCTCACTCACAGGCTGGCACAGCCCCACGCTGTTGTGGCAGATCTGGACGTTGCAGTGGAGGAAGACGTTGGTGTAAGAGCCACCGACAAACTTGAACATTTGTATCCTGAACGTGGCCTCCGGACCCTCACCGTTCTTCAGCACGCTCAGGGTCTGTTTGTTTGACAACACCGGGCAGCTACGGGAGGGAGACAAAGAAGTAGTCAGGGCAGCCAGGTGGTGGTAGTGAGATTTAAATCTATAATGAAATACTGTACTCTAAGGGAGCAGATCTCAGCTCATGTGATGAAGTGCAAAGCTAAGAAATAATGTCAACACTCTCTGAGTGAGAGACAGATTTGtttgagtattttcttttccCCCTGGCATTTCATTGCCCCGCTGTTGCTAACAGTACCAAATACTGCCTGGTTGTCAAGGACATGCGCAGCTGTTGAACTGAAACGCATATGGCCTCTCAGACAGCAGTCACATGACCAGCCTCTGAGAGCTGTTGTCTGGCCCCGCTCTCTAAGCAACAAATTCTCTTATTTCAGATTTCAACAGAGCTCCCCTAAGAGGGCTTAGAGCTGTTTGCAAGTGTGGTGAAACAACAGAGCCAGAGAGCTTTCCATAAGCAGGTTTCAACATACCATCTATGAAGTATCTTGTGCAAAATGGGAGTCTTGACCTATATATATTCTtactttgtttagtttttaggTTTTGCCAGCGTAACCTCCATTATGAGATgtgtttttcccccctttttgctcttattacaaaataaacatttgtttaaacTGTTCTGACCTGTCACTGATGAAGGTGTACTGGATGTTGCTGTAAGGATCGCTGGTCGGTGTCGCCCAGCATCTCTCTATCCGCAGCATCAGGTGAGCCGGTATCTACCAAACAGACGGACAGGGTTGGGTGTAAGGCAAGTCAGACAATTAATACCCTTCCACACTGGGACACAAAATGATGATTCATAGTACGTAAACAACAGCTGTACAGAGAGGTTGTGACAACACTCAAATTACTGTCTGGTCACGGGTGGAGTGTTGGATTTCAGCCATCTCTTGGAACATCCTGCAGCATAACATATTGCTTAAGATCGTGTAACGTGCTTAACCTCATCCAAAAATAACTGTCAATAGTGAGTATACAGAATACATCATCTTAGATTACTACTGATATCAAAACATTTGGCAAACAAAATTGTGATATTTGCTTTTTTCATCCAGTCCttgcatttatgaagtgcttttgaggagatttccaTATATCAAGAATAAATTATGTATTGTGATACAGCTTTAAAATACAGCAATATTATTTTGAGGCCATGCCACCCAGCCCTAGCACAGCATACACAATGATCAGGTCAGTGTGAGGTGTAGGCATGAAGttcaaataaacacagtaatGGACTTTGTCTGTGACGATTATTTACCATGAAAACTTTCACAAAGATGTCGTCTTCCAGTGTCAGCGATGGCACAGTGGTCCATCTGTCCTCAAAGGCTTCATCCTTGTACAGTAACATTGACACCGAAAAGTTCCCGTCCTCTGTGTTCAGAGTGATGGTTCTGTAGAGAGAACAAGATTAAAGGAGGAATTAAATCTTGCTGTCGGCTCAGCAGTGAATCTGCATTATTTTATAAAGGAACACTTACTTAACATCAACTCTGATCATGTTTTCTCCGTTTGGTTGTTGGACCATGTAGTTGATGGGGTAGCGGCACACAAATGTTATGTTGATGTAATTTCTTGTTATGATGTCTGAATCATTGTTGTGTATAGTGTTTATGAACATGATGTGCGTATTATCTGATGCCtgaggagggaaagagaaatGTAAAAGTCAGTGGAAAAAGAATCATGTAAGAGATGTTGTAATCTCTAAGTGCAATTCATTTCTGTAACTATTTTTTCTctattaattttcttttcttttttcgtttttaaaagaaaattaactttGTCCACCAATTGAGACATAATAAATATGTGAACATTTGATTTTGACAGTTTCACAGTAAATTTAGTTTTTCAcctctgacagaaaaaaaatcttcttggCCTTCcatataaacaacataaaaaaatatataattatatattaatgGGTTAACTGTATTTCTGGTTTGTAAAGCACTCTGTTACTAAGTTTTGATATGTGCTACataaattatcattattattaaaaaagtgCTGCAAGTAAAtaattactttcattatcaaATTATCTGATTAACTGACTCTTTACTTAGTTTTTTTAGTTTACTACAATGtatgacagagaaaagcaacacATTGTCACATTTATGAACCTGAAACAATCAAAATTTTGATATTTGtgcttgaaaaatgtgttaaatgaataattcattattaaaacagctgcagatATAATTTCTTACTATCGACTAAGtaattaattgactaattgttgcagctctacttgaCATACAGCACAAAAGTCCAGGATAAAGGAGAGACAGTAAGTCCcctgtatacagtatgtgtgaatgtggtcaGAGGGAAACATGACGTAAGATGGGCTGAGAAAGCTGCAGTCATTTCCAGTTGTGAGAATCACATTAAAACGCAACAGGAGGTTCCTTTACATAACCTCTCCCCCCCAGCTGTAACCTCTACAGCCATcatcctctcacacactgtAAATGTGAGCGACGCTGCTCAATATTCAAGCGTTGGCAGCTGACGTAGGAGAAACCATAAAATGTGGACGGGTGAAAAGGTTGCGTCCAAAGTTTGTCTGGACTCCCACTGAGCACAGATGGTGGCTTCTGTAGCCACTGAGCAGAATGAATTGCCACTCGAGACATCTTTTACTGCCTCTGGGTAAACACACCACCCCCGACACTATGAGCACCACTGACAGGTCTCAGCGAGCAGCAGGTCTTCATGACTGGCACTTGCACTTATCACTGTCTCACAAACCATCACTGAAACATGAGCAAGGACGCCATCATGTTTCAATAAAAATGGCTGACCTTTAAACTCAACAATTCATTCACCTCTCCTCTGACGGCCGGTTTAAAACGCTCAAAGTTCAAGGTGAAAGCAAGATTGACAGCTCTGGCATTCTTCTTCTTTAGCAACAGCCACCTAATCCGGAGCAGGCTTACTTTCCTCAGCCGCTATGAGCAAAAACCTTGTAAAAACTGCTGAGGTGGAGAACTGGGAGATTTCCTCCCAGTGGAAAGCTCTTTTAACCTTTTGCTTgctttacaagaaaaaaataaatgcattccAAGCAAATAATTCAAGGACACTTGTGGAGCTGAAGCATGGATTTAAACCTCGCCAAGGTTTAAATCCATGAGAGTGGCTGGATTAAGATAACGAGGGGGCTAGTTGGCCGATGATTTAAGGCCTTCCTATTCATTGAACATCAACAAATAATCATCATTTCCATGTAAATCCTGATAATTTAGAACCGCAAGGCCATTCAGGGTCCCCTTCCTGCTCTGAATAAGGTCCCGCGCTGTTGTAGGCAAAAGGAACAACGCCGCCCTTCTTTCTTGACATACACGCCACACcccctcctttcttttctcttcactcCTTGTATGTATGTGCCTTTCTCTGTCCATCTTATTATACTTTGCTATGAGCTAATTCCACGTGAACACAGAGCCTCACAGTCCACATTTACGTCACAGATAGGGGGGAAAAAGTGTCAAGAGAGTCTGGTTTTATTCAAGCTATTTTTAGTGCTATTTAAAGTGATTCCATTGATGACGTTTAGTGCTTAAAAAGATCTTTGTGACTGTATTGTTGaccttttttaataaatcaattaatgcagGGTGAAAAGTGTGTGCAGGATTATTCTTTTATTGTGGATTTGGTTCCCTGCACCACAAAAAAAGCGATAGACAAAGTGGTGTGTGCGTTACCTTCAACTGTTATGTAAAGTGCCATAAACTGACtgaagcagcttttttttttaagcagtgAAAGGATCCTGATTGGGGGGCCAGTTCCCACAACAACCGCAGACATCGTAAAATAGCTGATTTATTATGATGGGGATCGTATGTTGTCAATATTGGTAGTTTGTCTTCATATCTTTTGTTCAGAGTTCTTCTCAATGTCTGAGTTCACGTGCAACGTTTGATTAGTTTGTCTCCCGCAGACACGTCCTGACTAACAAGTCCTCACTGACTTTAATGCAAATGTTGAGCAAAAGATCAAAGGTGATACCATTATGGTCCCACAGTCGGAGAGGTTCGTCTTTATGCTGAAAACGTAGTCGTCTCCGACCTCGACGCCGCGGCACTCCGGGTCATTCAAATGCAAATCCCAAAcctaaacatgaaaaacacaatacaaGAAAAATCAATTGTAGGCAAAATCGCACTGCAAACAATTTAGGATATCAGTGTGTGGGAATGTCAGAGCTTTCGAGTTTTGCTGGTGCTCACTTACATGAACTGGAGGCACTTTGTTGAGGAAAAAAGCGCTGGGAATAACAACCTCCATATGGTCGTTTGTACAGATGACAGTTTCATTGAGCTCTAAtagaaagaagacaaaacagaTTAAATCCAGCACAAAAAGGGATTGTTTCAAATAAGGAgattttgaggatttttttggTCCTCTGTCATTTGTCCTATTAGACTCCAAACACAAATATTTCCATTAGTTTGTGCATAATTACATACTTTAATGTTAATTCTCAGATAATCCATATATTtaacataatatataaaaaatacaaaatataaaagtcagtggtggaaagtaacgtTCATTCAAGTACTTTcaagtattttaattttctccTCCTTTATGCTTCCGCTCCACTACATTTCCGtatactttttactctacaTCTTTTATCTGACtgctagttactttgcaaaatAAGAttgtacacacaaaacacttaaaataccAAATAAAATACCAAATAGTACATCAAGTAGTTAAAATTAGCTCTACGTTGACCAgctacataaaaataaaaattatgattaaaaaatgtaatgtgtaaCTGAAGTCTGACAGGGGTCATTCTGCTGCATGAGTACTTATACTCTTGATACTTTTTACCTTGCATTTAGTACGATTTTGAATAATTTataattgtattgtattttgtaaCCTATTTTAAATGCATAATACCATATCTGACTGCAGCTGATGTGAAAGAAACTGGCAACAcctcaagaaatgttttactCGACTCCAAGTATTGAGAGAACACTACAAAGCCCTTGCAAACAAGTTAAACCAACAATTGTCAATATGAAAAATCTCTCTCTAACGACTCCTTTAAAAATCAGTTAGTTTGACACTTGACCTTTGATTCCTGCTTGTGTGATGTGAGGTGTGAGCTCACCCTCCTCCTCAGGCTCCAGATACACTGCCGAGGTGACCATCCTCATGGTGAACAGTAACCAGGCAAAAACCAAACTGGCAGGTGCCATCTTCCAAGGACTCTCCCTCCGGTTTCTCTTAGCTCAGCCACTCCACTACCACTACCTCTTGGCCCTTTCCCCCTGAAACTCTGTGAATCTCCTGGGGAACTCGCTGTCACCACAAGACGTAGTACCCCTCTTCTTACTCCAACCCTCGAAACACGGCTCTAATGAACTGGGAGCCTCCCTCTGGCCTTAAAACACCAGCTTGAATGATGTCCCCACCAACAATGAGATTCCGCACATGAATAGAGGGAACTGAGGGGAGTCCAAGGTAACACGTATGTTACCGCCTACTGCGGTGA
It contains:
- the LOC141010236 gene encoding alpha-tectorin-like; translation: MEVVIPSAFFLNKVPPVHVWDLHLNDPECRGVEVGDDYVFSIKTNLSDCGTIMASDNTHIMFINTIHNNDSDIITRNYINITFVCRYPINYMVQQPNGENMIRVDVKTITLNTEDGNFSVSMLLYKDEAFEDRWTTVPSLTLEDDIFVKVFMVNNRHRQSPLLCLFELHAYTSH
- the LOC141011155 gene encoding pancreatic secretory granule membrane major glycoprotein GP2; its protein translation is MLRIERCWATPTSDPYSNIQYTFISDSCPVLSNKQTLSVLKNGEGPEATFRIQMFKFVGGSYTNVFLHCNVQICHNSVGLCQPNCSSEDGLMRTRRDVPLSHTVSYGPIRRLLNNSEKPVLNAGGVPPVETFVLGGLLVVLLLITGVFGRLWLRSRRFYPAREAQLTLSNIHHISEVAS